A section of the Kribbella sp. HUAS MG21 genome encodes:
- a CDS encoding class I SAM-dependent methyltransferase: protein MTEVVVVTDYDVLAEVYEWLISDAKLPPAEFAASFDDVLSLLPADARVLDCSCGTGQLAVGLAGRGIQVVATDASEAMVRRTAGLAEEFGASVRAIRASWEELPDHFEDGTFDMVFCVGNSLHHAAGATGRGAALESMSRLLRPGGRLVLTSRTWERVRARGSRLDIGDRLVRRNGRDAVVVYRWEIAPNWEEEHHIEIAIAQIDATGLVLVRSELLSCWPYQYEELQAELHQVGLRTEVSTFDLEAENYTVVGRKV from the coding sequence GTGACGGAGGTCGTGGTTGTGACGGACTATGACGTGCTTGCCGAGGTGTACGAATGGCTCATCTCGGATGCAAAGTTGCCTCCGGCCGAGTTCGCTGCGTCGTTCGATGACGTCCTCAGTCTTCTGCCGGCGGACGCTCGCGTCCTCGACTGTTCGTGCGGTACCGGACAGTTGGCGGTTGGCCTCGCCGGTCGTGGCATACAGGTTGTCGCAACTGACGCCAGCGAAGCGATGGTTCGACGTACTGCAGGGTTGGCTGAAGAGTTCGGGGCATCCGTCCGGGCCATTCGGGCGAGCTGGGAAGAATTGCCCGACCATTTCGAGGACGGCACGTTCGACATGGTGTTCTGCGTTGGCAACTCACTTCACCATGCCGCGGGCGCGACAGGCAGGGGTGCTGCTCTGGAGTCGATGTCACGGCTCCTGCGCCCCGGCGGCCGCTTGGTGCTCACATCCCGCACTTGGGAACGCGTGAGGGCCAGAGGCTCCCGGCTGGACATCGGTGACCGACTCGTCCGCCGAAACGGTCGCGATGCCGTCGTGGTCTACCGCTGGGAGATTGCACCGAATTGGGAGGAGGAGCACCACATCGAGATCGCGATCGCGCAAATTGATGCGACTGGATTGGTTCTTGTCCGCTCGGAACTGCTGTCCTGCTGGCCCTACCAGTACGAGGAACTCCAAGCCGAACTGCACCAGGTCGGACTTCGGACAGAGGTGAGCACCTTCGACCTCGAGGCCGAGAACTACACGGTGGTCGGGCGCAAGGTATAG
- a CDS encoding LLM class flavin-dependent oxidoreductase gives MSELPAWRDRVRRIADSGYSTLLMPDVPSWQPALGATLATAAAIAELRVGSWVYAAALREPWSTAWEAHSLSVLTEGRFEMGIGAGRPGIEVELGRAAVSPAERRTRMRDTVAALRTFDGPDLHTPVVMAVSGPKSQELALEVADAVTFVLGPDDDRAKTTNAVRDFAGRRDMELAQHVAVVGDGIAPFMAPPDLDTAALHAADSLVVLPSDPAAAAEEIQRRREEIGFSYFVIGADFAETFAPVVAKLAGR, from the coding sequence ATGTCTGAGCTGCCGGCGTGGCGGGATCGTGTACGGCGGATTGCTGACAGTGGCTACTCGACGTTGTTGATGCCTGACGTGCCAAGCTGGCAGCCGGCGTTGGGGGCTACGTTGGCTACTGCGGCTGCGATCGCTGAGTTGCGGGTCGGGTCGTGGGTCTATGCTGCCGCGCTGCGCGAACCCTGGAGTACCGCCTGGGAAGCACACTCGCTCTCGGTGCTCACCGAAGGGCGGTTCGAGATGGGGATAGGCGCCGGGCGGCCCGGGATCGAGGTCGAGTTGGGGCGGGCTGCCGTCTCCCCCGCTGAGCGTCGTACCAGGATGCGCGACACCGTGGCCGCGCTGCGTACGTTCGACGGGCCGGACCTGCACACGCCGGTGGTGATGGCGGTGAGCGGACCGAAGTCACAGGAGTTGGCGCTCGAGGTCGCTGACGCCGTCACGTTCGTGCTCGGGCCGGACGACGATCGGGCGAAGACCACGAACGCGGTTCGTGATTTCGCCGGCCGCCGCGACATGGAACTCGCGCAGCACGTCGCCGTCGTCGGCGACGGTATCGCGCCCTTCATGGCGCCGCCCGACCTCGACACCGCGGCGCTGCACGCGGCCGACTCGCTCGTCGTACTGCCCAGCGACCCCGCAGCGGCCGCCGAGGAGATCCAGCGTCGACGCGAGGAGATCGGCTTCTCCTATTTCGTCATCGGCGCCGACTTCGCCGAGACGTTCGCGCCTGTCGTGGCCAAGTTGGCGGGACGGTAG
- a CDS encoding NUDIX domain-containing protein — protein sequence MVARISIAVAALVRDGLVLLVHRHPARLRYPDCWDLVGGHVEPDELPHQAVRRECLEELGVQVHDPVPFPMAISDPNLHLHAFLVTRWDGEPVNAAPDEHDDFRWFRPSELETLKLAHPNSLPNIMSAVAAAS from the coding sequence ATGGTTGCCCGGATCTCGATCGCGGTTGCTGCGCTGGTGCGGGACGGTCTGGTGCTGCTGGTGCATCGGCATCCGGCGCGGCTGCGGTACCCGGACTGCTGGGATCTCGTCGGCGGTCATGTCGAGCCGGACGAGTTGCCTCATCAAGCCGTACGTCGGGAATGCCTCGAAGAACTCGGGGTCCAGGTCCACGACCCGGTACCTTTCCCGATGGCAATCAGCGACCCGAATCTCCACCTGCACGCGTTTCTCGTCACGCGATGGGACGGAGAGCCGGTCAATGCCGCGCCCGACGAGCACGACGATTTTCGCTGGTTCCGGCCCAGCGAGCTCGAGACCTTGAAGCTGGCCCATCCGAACAGCTTGCCGAACATCATGAGCGCCGTCGCGGCGGCGAGCTAA
- a CDS encoding Rrf2 family transcriptional regulator: protein MSANSRLTIAAHTLAWIGQYQRQGHEVATSEQIAASANTNPVVIRRLLGELREAGLVESRRGAGAGWSLTRDLASMTLLDVYDAIEPGQLFALHRASPDEGCVIGHGIQPALHDIYAGIERTVRTELSKTTLEDVLQAVLAVPR from the coding sequence GTGAGCGCGAACAGCAGGCTGACCATCGCGGCGCACACGTTGGCCTGGATCGGCCAGTACCAGCGCCAGGGCCACGAGGTCGCCACCTCGGAACAGATCGCGGCCAGCGCGAACACCAACCCGGTCGTCATCCGCCGCCTGCTCGGTGAGCTGCGCGAGGCCGGGCTGGTCGAGTCGCGCCGCGGCGCCGGCGCCGGCTGGTCACTGACCCGCGACCTCGCCTCGATGACCCTGCTCGACGTGTACGACGCGATCGAACCCGGACAGCTCTTCGCCTTACACCGGGCCAGCCCTGACGAGGGGTGCGTCATCGGCCACGGCATCCAGCCCGCGCTGCACGATATCTACGCCGGCATCGAGCGCACCGTGCGTACCGAACTGAGCAAGACCACGCTCGAGGACGTCCTGCAGGCGGTGCTGGCGGTACCTCGCTAG
- a CDS encoding class I SAM-dependent methyltransferase gives MPKTDYDEFAEAYSADNEVNLLNGYYERPAMVNLAGDVAGRRILDAGCGSGPLSAALRDKGAIMSGFDLSAAMIDLARRRLGEDADLIVADLAKPLPYGDAAFDDVVASLVLHYLEDWTEPLAELRRVLKPGGRLILSLNHPFVYTALTPDGNYFDVASFSFDAEHAGRTVVYTIWHRPLQAMHDAFAAAGFRIAAISEPPIAWDTPAELRPPNLEHPARFISFIFFVLEA, from the coding sequence GTGCCGAAGACCGACTACGACGAATTCGCCGAGGCGTACTCCGCCGACAACGAGGTCAATCTGCTCAACGGGTACTACGAAAGGCCCGCGATGGTGAACCTCGCCGGCGACGTGGCCGGCCGCCGGATCCTCGACGCCGGCTGCGGGTCCGGTCCGCTGTCGGCGGCGCTCCGCGACAAGGGCGCGATCATGAGCGGGTTCGATCTGAGTGCGGCGATGATCGACCTGGCGCGGCGACGGCTGGGCGAGGACGCCGACCTGATCGTCGCGGACCTGGCCAAGCCGCTCCCGTACGGCGACGCGGCCTTCGACGATGTCGTCGCGTCGCTCGTGCTGCATTACCTGGAGGACTGGACGGAGCCGCTCGCCGAACTCCGCCGGGTGCTGAAGCCGGGCGGTCGCCTGATCCTGTCGTTGAACCACCCGTTCGTCTACACGGCGCTGACCCCGGACGGGAACTACTTCGACGTCGCCTCGTTCTCCTTCGACGCGGAGCACGCCGGCCGGACTGTCGTCTACACGATCTGGCATCGTCCGCTCCAGGCGATGCATGATGCCTTCGCCGCGGCGGGGTTCCGCATCGCGGCGATCAGCGAGCCGCCCATCGCCTGGGACACACCGGCCGAGCTGCGTCCGCCGAACCTGGAGCACCCGGCACGCTTCATCAGCTTCATCTTCTTCGTCCTCGAGGCCTAG
- the metG gene encoding methionine--tRNA ligase, which produces MNPYYVTTAIPYVNAAPHLGHALEFVQADVLARHRRLRGQPVRFLSGTDDHALKNVLAARNAGVPVADFVNAAADRFQALQDVLELSCDDYIRTSSDPRHRPGVEYLWQRCAEAGDFYRHSYTGFYCVGCEQFYEVDDVCPEHGTAPEQVIETNWFFRLSPYRDQIKDAITSGNVTINPPQKRNEVLALLDNGVQDFSVSRPAARASGWGIPVPHDPDQVIYVWWDALTNYLTALGEEYNYWWAGDGERVHVIGKGITRFHAVYWIGLLLSAGLPLPTTIHVHDYVNVGGAKLSKSTGNIVDPVDLVTTFGTDALRWWITREVPLLGDTEFTTARLIQAYNTDLANGLGNLANRTLTLLHTQYGGQPHVDEAPVNGPTWDSTALETACTALPANIDAALETADFRAATAHLVATVNLANQLLNAAEPWKRHGTDTHRLLSRIVQACRTIATELTPFCPAGAARLASQLTNLAAPEPTFTRLT; this is translated from the coding sequence ATGAATCCGTACTACGTCACGACCGCGATCCCCTACGTGAACGCGGCACCCCATCTCGGGCATGCGCTCGAGTTCGTCCAGGCTGATGTGCTCGCTCGGCACCGGAGGCTGCGTGGTCAGCCTGTACGGTTCCTGTCCGGGACCGACGACCACGCGTTGAAGAACGTCCTCGCGGCCAGAAATGCCGGCGTACCGGTGGCGGATTTCGTCAACGCTGCCGCTGACCGATTCCAGGCGCTTCAGGATGTTCTCGAGTTGAGTTGCGACGACTACATCCGTACGTCGTCCGACCCGCGACATCGACCTGGTGTCGAATATCTCTGGCAGCGTTGCGCCGAAGCGGGTGACTTCTACCGGCACAGCTATACAGGCTTTTATTGCGTCGGGTGCGAGCAGTTCTACGAAGTGGACGATGTCTGCCCGGAGCACGGCACCGCGCCGGAGCAGGTCATCGAAACCAACTGGTTCTTCCGGCTGTCCCCCTATCGCGATCAGATCAAGGACGCGATCACCTCCGGCAACGTCACGATCAACCCGCCGCAGAAACGCAACGAAGTACTCGCCCTCCTCGACAACGGAGTGCAGGACTTCAGCGTTTCCCGGCCGGCTGCCCGCGCGAGCGGATGGGGCATACCTGTCCCCCACGACCCCGACCAAGTGATCTACGTCTGGTGGGACGCCCTCACCAACTACCTGACCGCCCTCGGCGAGGAGTACAACTACTGGTGGGCAGGCGACGGCGAGCGGGTCCACGTGATCGGCAAAGGCATCACCCGCTTCCACGCGGTCTACTGGATCGGGCTCCTGCTCTCGGCCGGCCTGCCGCTACCGACCACCATCCACGTCCACGACTACGTCAACGTCGGCGGCGCCAAACTCTCGAAGAGCACCGGCAACATCGTCGATCCCGTCGACCTGGTCACCACCTTCGGCACGGACGCACTGCGCTGGTGGATCACCCGCGAGGTACCGCTCCTCGGCGACACCGAGTTCACCACCGCGCGCCTGATCCAGGCCTACAACACCGACCTCGCCAACGGCCTCGGCAACCTCGCCAACCGCACCCTGACCCTGCTGCACACGCAGTACGGCGGCCAACCGCACGTCGACGAGGCGCCCGTCAACGGGCCAACGTGGGACAGCACCGCTCTGGAAACAGCCTGCACCGCGTTGCCCGCGAACATCGACGCAGCGCTCGAGACCGCGGACTTCCGAGCAGCAACCGCACATCTCGTTGCCACGGTCAACCTCGCCAACCAACTTCTGAACGCCGCAGAACCCTGGAAGCGCCACGGCACAGACACCCACCGTCTCCTCAGCCGGATCGTGCAGGCCTGCCGCACGATCGCCACAGAACTCACGCCGTTCTGCCCAGCTGGCGCCGCCCGTCTCGCAAGTCAGCTAACCAACCTCGCGGCGCCCGAGCCGACCTTCACCCGACTCACCTGA
- a CDS encoding helix-turn-helix domain-containing protein, which yields MHRMAVLLFDGIHSFDLAMPLQVFSTAHSVDRAPGELFGPRLYDVRVCGDGRDLMISGVGGVEMYTCTPPYPLAAAIDSDTIVVIGHPAGQEAPAEALELLREAHRRGIRIASISAGGARVMAATGLMDGRRMATHWSRAEVLAEEYPQVRVDTDVLYLDHGDILTSAGAASAIDMCLHMIRQDYGSAVAADVARHMVVPLQRDGGQTPYIAHPEPGDDHGSLEPTMRWLRSQLGEPVTLADIASYAGTSPRTVNRKFREQTGTTPLQWLLRQRVHRAQELLETTDLSVEEISRYCGFGTSIALRQHFAKHVRTSPTAYRRTFRARSTTS from the coding sequence ATGCACCGGATGGCGGTCCTGCTCTTCGACGGGATCCACAGCTTCGACCTGGCGATGCCGCTGCAGGTGTTCAGTACGGCGCACTCGGTGGACAGGGCGCCGGGGGAGTTGTTCGGGCCGCGGCTGTACGACGTCCGCGTCTGCGGTGACGGCCGCGACCTGATGATCTCGGGTGTCGGCGGCGTCGAGATGTACACGTGCACGCCGCCGTACCCGCTGGCCGCCGCGATCGACTCCGACACGATCGTGGTGATCGGCCATCCAGCCGGCCAGGAGGCGCCGGCCGAGGCACTCGAACTGCTGCGCGAGGCGCACCGGCGCGGCATCAGGATCGCGTCGATCAGCGCCGGCGGCGCACGCGTCATGGCGGCGACCGGACTGATGGACGGCCGCCGGATGGCGACCCACTGGTCGCGCGCCGAGGTGCTCGCCGAGGAGTACCCGCAGGTGCGGGTCGACACCGACGTGCTCTACCTCGACCACGGCGACATCCTCACGTCCGCGGGCGCGGCGAGCGCGATCGACATGTGCCTGCACATGATCCGCCAGGACTACGGGTCCGCGGTCGCGGCCGACGTCGCCCGGCACATGGTCGTACCGCTGCAGCGCGACGGCGGCCAGACGCCGTACATCGCCCACCCCGAACCCGGCGACGACCACGGATCTCTCGAGCCGACGATGCGCTGGCTGCGCTCACAACTCGGCGAGCCGGTGACGCTGGCAGACATCGCGTCGTACGCCGGAACGAGCCCGCGCACGGTGAACCGGAAGTTCCGCGAGCAGACCGGCACCACACCGCTGCAATGGTTGCTGCGGCAACGAGTGCATCGCGCGCAGGAGCTGCTCGAGACCACCGACCTGTCCGTCGAGGAGATCTCGCGGTACTGCGGATTCGGTACGTCGATCGCGCTGCGCCAGCACTTCGCCAAACACGTCCGTACCTCACCGACGGCGTACCGCCGTACCTTCCGGGCCCGCAGTACGACTTCCTGA
- a CDS encoding SDR family oxidoreductase codes for MSKALAGKVALVTGGSRGLGASTVRLLAAQGADVAFTYVQSAARAQAVVDEVQALGAKAVAFQVDHADMSQAPVLIDQVVATYGGLDILVNNAAIGVEQGRTVDDSDVDTAALDRMHAVNYLGVIGVIRAAVKVLRDNGRIITISSGLGSRVGVPGAADYAATKAGVERYTLGVARDLGPRGITANVVEAGLMETEMNPHPEALTTLLASLSIQRFGHPDEVAAAIGFLAGPTATYVTGAVLDAHGGYNA; via the coding sequence ATGAGTAAGGCATTGGCGGGCAAGGTCGCGCTGGTCACCGGAGGGTCCCGAGGGCTGGGCGCTTCGACGGTCCGGTTGCTGGCGGCGCAGGGCGCGGATGTCGCGTTCACCTATGTGCAGTCCGCGGCCCGGGCGCAGGCCGTGGTCGACGAGGTCCAGGCGCTCGGCGCCAAGGCCGTCGCGTTCCAGGTCGACCACGCCGACATGAGTCAGGCCCCGGTCCTGATCGACCAGGTGGTCGCCACGTACGGCGGACTCGACATCCTGGTGAACAACGCAGCGATCGGGGTCGAGCAGGGCCGGACGGTGGACGACTCGGACGTGGACACCGCGGCCCTCGACCGGATGCACGCGGTCAACTATCTCGGCGTGATCGGGGTCATCCGGGCCGCGGTCAAGGTGCTGCGCGACAACGGCCGGATCATCACCATCAGTTCCGGGCTCGGGTCCCGTGTCGGCGTCCCCGGCGCAGCCGACTACGCCGCGACCAAGGCCGGAGTCGAGCGCTACACGCTCGGCGTCGCCCGCGACCTCGGCCCCCGCGGCATCACCGCGAACGTGGTCGAGGCCGGCCTGATGGAGACCGAGATGAACCCGCACCCCGAGGCGCTGACAACGCTGCTCGCCAGTCTGTCCATCCAGCGGTTCGGTCATCCCGACGAAGTCGCCGCCGCTATCGGCTTCCTCGCCGGTCCCACCGCCACCTACGTCACCGGAGCCGTCCTCGACGCCCACGGCGGCTACAACGCCTGA
- a CDS encoding class I SAM-dependent methyltransferase, producing the protein MDLGFGGEVADLYHRYRHGYPSRLIGACVDAFSLTGDDLVIDLGCGTGQLATPIAPHVRAVIGVDPEPDMLARARSAAQDQGVTNVAWMVGSDSDLPLLRSLLPEQSVGAVTIGQALHWMDHEALFAAVGPLLRPGGGVMVVANGIPLWLQDSDWSRALREWLSDWFGARPTNSCGTDSATQQRYRQSLTANGFEVSKVELDYAAELDFDHLLGGIYSALPVDRLPSPEQRPQIAAELREVLHPHRPYIEQVPVRALLATKLA; encoded by the coding sequence ATGGACCTGGGGTTCGGCGGCGAGGTTGCTGATCTGTATCACCGGTACCGCCACGGTTATCCGTCACGGTTGATCGGCGCGTGCGTCGATGCGTTCTCGCTAACAGGCGACGATCTCGTGATCGATCTCGGTTGTGGCACGGGGCAACTGGCGACACCGATCGCCCCGCATGTTCGGGCCGTGATCGGGGTCGATCCTGAACCGGACATGCTGGCCCGCGCCCGCTCAGCTGCCCAGGACCAGGGCGTCACGAATGTGGCGTGGATGGTCGGCAGCGACTCCGACCTTCCGCTGCTGCGATCGCTGTTGCCGGAACAGTCGGTTGGTGCTGTGACAATCGGACAAGCACTGCACTGGATGGACCATGAGGCGCTGTTTGCCGCGGTCGGTCCGCTCCTGCGTCCTGGAGGCGGTGTCATGGTCGTGGCCAACGGGATCCCGCTGTGGCTGCAGGACTCGGACTGGTCGCGGGCGTTACGCGAATGGCTGTCCGACTGGTTCGGCGCCCGTCCAACCAACAGCTGTGGCACCGACAGCGCAACGCAACAACGCTATCGCCAGAGTCTGACGGCCAATGGCTTCGAGGTCAGCAAGGTCGAGCTCGACTATGCCGCCGAGCTCGACTTCGACCACCTACTCGGCGGCATCTACAGCGCCCTACCGGTCGACCGCCTTCCCTCGCCCGAGCAGCGTCCACAGATCGCAGCGGAACTCCGGGAAGTGCTTCATCCCCATCGGCCGTACATCGAGCAGGTCCCGGTGCGAGCCCTCCTCGCCACGAAGCTCGCGTGA
- a CDS encoding class I SAM-dependent methyltransferase, whose translation MSDQFYSDARLYDRLFPGGEQAVDFYRNEADRQGGSVLELGSGTGQKLIPIASDGHPCIGLELSPDMLAEAQRKADERGVEVQWVLGDMREFDLGRTFDLVFITANSLLHLHDAEDLVNCFRSVRRHLAPGARLIFDVFNPSVRMLAQADGVRRRRDALSFVDPDRGVVHVDVAETYDAAAQVTRGRWYFSTDSEGDFSVAPLEIRSIFPQELPLLLSLAGLRVVERFGDWSRAPLTADAALQLYVCAPD comes from the coding sequence GTGAGCGACCAGTTCTACTCCGACGCAAGGTTGTACGACCGGTTGTTCCCCGGGGGCGAACAGGCCGTCGACTTCTACAGGAACGAGGCCGATCGGCAAGGCGGGTCGGTCTTGGAACTCGGGAGCGGCACCGGACAGAAGCTGATCCCGATCGCATCCGACGGGCATCCGTGCATCGGCCTGGAGCTCTCGCCGGACATGCTTGCTGAGGCTCAGCGCAAGGCGGACGAGCGCGGCGTGGAGGTCCAGTGGGTGCTGGGTGACATGCGCGAGTTCGACCTGGGAAGAACGTTCGATCTCGTGTTCATCACCGCGAATTCACTGCTCCACCTGCATGACGCTGAGGACTTGGTGAACTGCTTCCGGTCGGTGCGACGGCACCTGGCGCCCGGAGCGCGGCTCATCTTCGACGTGTTCAACCCGAGCGTGCGCATGCTTGCCCAGGCCGACGGCGTTCGACGCAGGCGCGACGCATTGTCGTTCGTGGATCCCGATCGTGGCGTAGTCCATGTCGATGTCGCGGAGACCTACGACGCGGCCGCGCAGGTGACTCGCGGAAGGTGGTACTTCTCGACCGATTCCGAGGGCGACTTCAGTGTCGCGCCGCTCGAGATCAGGAGCATCTTCCCCCAGGAGTTGCCGCTGCTGCTCTCGCTTGCCGGTCTTCGGGTTGTTGAACGCTTCGGCGATTGGTCCCGTGCGCCGCTCACCGCAGATGCGGCGCTCCAACTCTACGTCTGCGCACCGGACTGA
- a CDS encoding peptidase S1 → MSPLSRPRAGRRTIAGAVLVLGLGAAALAPVQTATSAPVPAPVDGVYDVLGKTWGVTPAQAKARLDAEHRLASALESAQKATQKAAQQATPKAAQSASPELDGAFFNSARELVVNVHSAEAAEVARDHGLTPRTVARGEKALTKLQKQVEALATASGSTQVQSIGTDLPTDRVQVVLQPGRQSAKTVALVNRLKAVPGVDVSTNTTTLTMTYDVIGGQIMDLVPGTNCSLGYSGTRNGNNVMLSAGHCVEGNPMVQNRYGQRLGVGIASRFRTGSPSVDMGLMDIDSTNVGRGYIDNRNGQTTRVTGSSKAPVGSTICKAGNTTGWTCGNITNYNLTVNYGGAGGSITRTSGLARSTVCTEGGDSGGAYISGTIAQGMTSGGPNDGHDCGWNQGGNATGSYSFYQPVVDAASYYGVTLTLG, encoded by the coding sequence ATGTCCCCACTCAGCCGCCCCCGTGCGGGGCGACGAACCATCGCAGGTGCCGTACTCGTCCTCGGTCTCGGCGCCGCCGCGCTCGCGCCGGTGCAGACCGCGACCAGCGCCCCGGTCCCGGCGCCCGTCGACGGCGTGTACGACGTACTCGGCAAGACCTGGGGCGTCACCCCGGCCCAGGCCAAGGCACGGCTCGACGCCGAGCACCGGCTGGCGTCGGCGCTCGAGTCAGCCCAGAAAGCCACCCAGAAAGCAGCCCAGCAGGCGACCCCGAAGGCGGCCCAGTCGGCCTCCCCCGAGCTCGACGGCGCCTTCTTCAACTCCGCCCGCGAGCTCGTCGTGAACGTGCACTCGGCCGAGGCCGCCGAGGTCGCGCGCGACCACGGGCTCACCCCGCGCACCGTCGCCCGCGGCGAGAAGGCCCTGACCAAGCTGCAGAAGCAGGTCGAAGCCCTGGCCACGGCGTCCGGCTCCACGCAGGTGCAGTCGATCGGCACCGACCTGCCGACCGATCGCGTCCAGGTCGTCCTGCAGCCCGGCCGCCAGTCCGCGAAGACCGTTGCCCTGGTCAACCGGCTGAAGGCGGTCCCCGGCGTCGACGTCAGCACGAACACCACCACACTCACCATGACGTACGACGTCATCGGCGGCCAGATCATGGACCTGGTCCCAGGGACGAACTGCTCGCTCGGCTACTCCGGAACCCGCAACGGCAACAACGTGATGCTCAGCGCCGGCCACTGCGTCGAAGGCAACCCGATGGTGCAGAACCGCTACGGCCAGCGGCTCGGCGTCGGCATCGCGAGCCGCTTCCGGACCGGTTCGCCGAGCGTCGACATGGGCCTGATGGACATCGACTCCACCAACGTCGGCCGCGGCTACATCGACAACCGGAACGGGCAGACCACCCGGGTCACGGGTTCGTCGAAGGCCCCGGTCGGCTCGACGATCTGCAAGGCCGGTAACACCACCGGCTGGACCTGCGGAAACATCACCAACTACAACCTGACCGTCAACTACGGCGGCGCCGGCGGCTCGATCACCCGCACGAGCGGCCTCGCGCGGTCGACCGTCTGCACCGAGGGCGGCGACTCCGGCGGCGCCTACATCTCCGGCACGATCGCCCAGGGCATGACGTCCGGCGGCCCGAACGATGGCCACGACTGCGGCTGGAACCAGGGCGGCAACGCCACCGGCTCGTACTCGTTCTACCAGCCGGTCGTCGACGCCGCGTCGTACTACGGCGTCACCCTGACGCTCGGCTGA
- a CDS encoding endonuclease/exonuclease/phosphatase family protein — MSTALVATSGPARPAAAAAPSATFRVGTYNIHANGTDSASWPSQRSNLLREIGSYAPDVIGIQEAGSNEARRTDFRNGMQSHGYTTAADYATNSRPIYWKSASFQILRDSSGRIASGTVVVGGAAAGKTASWVALKHIASGREIVVANVHLTSSKCGLTTYDLDATVNSDGVCSSTKDVPVQGGGTRPGEDSDPVRGQIQRFRELDDLFADARYIAWAGHDSPDFLTGDFNTNGTRYPSLADAAVGVTIPAAYRSSDGTMRPLNDYLWNARLRTNAFNVAAEKSGAAYDTFNGFQRQSCTSVPTVRCNGNHIDQVYVSRAQGETTNVVAVEGWTNKPPDADLVPGEFPSDHNKVQIRVTVSN; from the coding sequence ATGTCGACGGCTCTGGTGGCGACTTCGGGGCCGGCGAGGCCCGCTGCAGCGGCCGCACCGTCTGCCACCTTCCGCGTCGGGACCTACAACATTCATGCCAACGGGACGGACAGCGCAAGCTGGCCGTCCCAGAGGTCGAACCTGCTCCGGGAGATCGGCTCCTACGCTCCCGATGTCATCGGTATCCAGGAAGCCGGTAGCAACGAAGCGAGGCGCACCGACTTCCGGAACGGCATGCAGTCCCACGGCTATACGACAGCGGCCGACTATGCGACGAACTCCCGACCGATCTACTGGAAGAGTGCGTCCTTCCAGATCCTCAGGGACAGCAGTGGAAGAATCGCGTCCGGAACCGTTGTCGTCGGGGGCGCGGCGGCCGGCAAGACCGCGAGCTGGGTCGCCCTCAAGCACATCGCGAGTGGGCGCGAGATCGTCGTCGCAAACGTCCATCTCACGTCGTCGAAGTGCGGTCTCACCACGTACGATCTCGACGCCACGGTGAACAGTGACGGCGTGTGCTCGAGCACGAAGGATGTACCGGTTCAGGGTGGCGGTACCAGGCCGGGTGAAGACAGCGACCCCGTGAGGGGTCAGATCCAGCGCTTCAGGGAGTTGGACGACCTGTTCGCCGACGCCCGCTACATCGCGTGGGCCGGCCACGACTCCCCCGACTTCCTCACTGGTGACTTCAACACCAATGGCACGCGTTACCCATCGCTGGCAGATGCGGCCGTCGGTGTCACGATCCCCGCCGCCTACCGGAGCAGCGACGGCACCATGCGGCCGCTCAACGACTATCTGTGGAACGCGCGGCTGCGTACCAATGCCTTCAACGTGGCCGCCGAGAAGTCCGGGGCGGCGTACGACACCTTCAACGGATTCCAGCGCCAGAGCTGCACCTCGGTTCCGACCGTCCGTTGCAACGGCAACCACATCGATCAGGTCTACGTCTCCCGAGCGCAGGGTGAAACCACCAACGTGGTCGCTGTGGAAGGCTGGACCAACAAGCCGCCCGACGCAGACCTGGTGCCCGGGGAGTTCCCCTCGGACCACAACAAGGTTCAGATCAGGGTGACGGTGTCCAACTAG
- a CDS encoding inositol monophosphatase family protein, whose protein sequence is MAVAWVAAGRRAAYVADGHFRDSVHLAAGIALCAAAGCVVSDFDGNPLHAGRGLIISADQATHHRMLALVEPHLSA, encoded by the coding sequence CTGGCTGTCGCGTGGGTCGCGGCCGGGCGCCGGGCGGCGTACGTGGCCGACGGGCACTTCCGCGACAGCGTGCACCTCGCGGCCGGGATCGCGCTCTGCGCGGCCGCTGGCTGCGTCGTCAGCGACTTCGACGGCAACCCGCTCCACGCCGGCCGCGGGCTGATCATCTCGGCCGACCAGGCGACGCATCACCGGATGCTCGCTCTGGTCGAACCCCACCTGTCAGCGTGA